The following are encoded together in the Streptomyces rapamycinicus NRRL 5491 genome:
- a CDS encoding MMPL family transporter produces MTDVNRPPEDRIGGWTRLVTARPRLSLLIALIFTALAVVAGSGVADRMGSGGWEDPASESAYATKALEKRFPASQPNLILLVDSGKKTVDDPAVAAEARSLAKKLSDEKAVTGVTSYWTTGAPSLRARDRGEAIIAARVLGDESAAGKALERIAPHYRGAHGPVEVRVGGMVAVRHELQSTIQEDLLRAEMIALPITLVLLVMVFGSAVAALLPLGVGIIAILGTDAVLRGLTEFTDVSVFAQNLTTALGLGLAIDYALFIVRRFREELGRGAEKLPAVAATLRTAGRTVLFSALTVAASLAAMLVFPQYFLRSFAYAGIAVVLIAATAALVVLPAALILLGDRVNALDLTRLLRRRRPARGGEPGAGWARLARLVMRRAPVFALATVAGLVALGLPFLRVEFGTADDRQLPSSAESHVVQQHIREGFPGGPGGAVEVLAEGRGTTGTKALADYSAKVSALPQVLRVDSPAGRFADGRRVAEPGPAEAARLSDGSAEITVQPKGEAVDTASQDLVRTIRAQEPSFTTSATGTAAVLVDTKDSIADRLPWAAAIIVAVTLLLVFLLTGSVLIPIQAVLLNALSLTAMFGAVVWVFQDGHLSGPLSFTTSGDIETTLPVLMFCVAFGLSMDYGVFLLSRIKEEYDRTGDHQAAVEFGLRRTGGLITAAALILAVVMVGIGTSRVTNTKMLGLGIALAVLMDAMVVRGLLVPAVMKLTGRATWWAPGPLRRLHTRFGLSEGESTDAATGGNADDRQYGVKGGPHGEVGAHGEDGVQGEGEEAPRDRVSTGR; encoded by the coding sequence CTCGGCTGTCCCTGCTGATCGCTTTGATCTTCACCGCGCTGGCCGTCGTAGCCGGGAGCGGGGTCGCCGACCGGATGGGAAGCGGCGGCTGGGAGGACCCCGCGTCCGAGTCCGCGTATGCCACCAAGGCGCTCGAGAAGCGCTTCCCCGCCTCCCAGCCCAATCTGATCCTGCTCGTCGACAGCGGTAAGAAGACCGTGGACGATCCGGCCGTCGCCGCCGAGGCCCGGTCGCTGGCCAAGAAGCTCTCGGACGAGAAGGCGGTCACCGGGGTCACCTCGTACTGGACCACCGGCGCGCCCTCGCTTCGCGCCCGGGACCGGGGCGAGGCGATCATCGCCGCGCGGGTCCTGGGCGATGAGTCGGCGGCGGGCAAGGCGCTGGAGCGCATAGCGCCCCACTACCGGGGCGCCCACGGCCCGGTCGAGGTGCGGGTCGGCGGGATGGTCGCGGTCCGCCATGAGCTGCAGTCCACCATCCAGGAGGATCTGCTGCGGGCGGAGATGATCGCCCTGCCCATCACCCTGGTGCTGCTCGTGATGGTCTTCGGCAGCGCCGTGGCCGCCCTGCTGCCGCTGGGCGTCGGCATCATCGCGATCCTCGGCACCGACGCGGTGCTGCGCGGGCTCACCGAGTTCACCGATGTCTCGGTCTTCGCGCAGAACCTGACCACCGCGCTCGGCCTCGGACTCGCCATCGACTATGCCCTGTTCATCGTGCGCCGCTTCCGCGAGGAGCTGGGCCGGGGCGCGGAGAAGCTGCCCGCCGTCGCGGCCACGCTGCGCACCGCCGGGCGCACCGTGCTCTTCTCGGCGCTGACCGTCGCCGCCTCGCTCGCCGCCATGCTGGTCTTCCCGCAGTACTTCCTGCGCTCCTTCGCCTATGCGGGGATCGCGGTGGTGCTGATCGCCGCCACCGCGGCCCTGGTGGTCCTGCCCGCGGCGCTCATCCTCCTGGGCGACCGGGTCAACGCACTGGATCTCACCCGGCTGCTGCGCCGCCGCCGCCCGGCCCGTGGCGGTGAGCCAGGAGCGGGCTGGGCGCGGCTCGCGCGGCTGGTGATGCGGCGCGCCCCGGTGTTCGCGCTGGCCACCGTCGCCGGTCTGGTCGCGCTGGGACTGCCGTTCCTGAGGGTGGAGTTCGGCACCGCGGACGACCGCCAGCTGCCGTCGAGCGCCGAGTCCCATGTGGTGCAGCAGCACATCCGGGAGGGGTTCCCCGGCGGTCCCGGGGGCGCGGTGGAGGTCCTCGCCGAGGGCCGCGGCACCACCGGCACCAAGGCCCTCGCCGACTACAGCGCCAAGGTCTCCGCCCTCCCCCAGGTGCTGCGGGTGGACAGCCCGGCGGGCCGGTTCGCCGACGGGCGGCGGGTGGCCGAGCCGGGGCCGGCGGAGGCGGCGCGGCTGTCCGATGGCTCGGCGGAGATCACCGTGCAGCCCAAGGGCGAGGCCGTGGACACCGCCAGCCAGGATCTGGTGCGGACGATCCGCGCCCAGGAGCCGTCGTTCACCACCTCGGCGACCGGCACCGCCGCCGTCCTGGTGGACACCAAGGACTCCATAGCCGACCGGCTGCCCTGGGCCGCGGCCATCATCGTCGCCGTCACCCTGCTGCTGGTCTTCCTGCTCACCGGAAGCGTGCTGATACCGATTCAGGCCGTGCTGCTCAACGCGCTCAGTCTGACGGCGATGTTCGGCGCGGTGGTGTGGGTCTTCCAGGACGGGCATCTGTCCGGTCCGCTGTCCTTCACCACCTCCGGCGATATCGAGACCACCCTGCCCGTCCTGATGTTCTGCGTCGCCTTCGGGCTCTCAATGGACTACGGGGTTTTCCTGCTCTCCCGGATCAAGGAGGAGTACGACCGCACCGGGGACCATCAGGCGGCGGTGGAGTTCGGGCTGCGGCGCACCGGCGGCCTGATCACGGCGGCGGCACTGATCCTCGCCGTGGTGATGGTGGGCATCGGCACCTCGCGGGTCACCAACACCAAGATGCTGGGGCTGGGTATCGCCCTGGCCGTGCTGATGGACGCGATGGTGGTGCGCGGGCTGCTGGTGCCGGCGGTGATGAAGCTGACCGGCCGGGCCACCTGGTGGGCCCCGGGCCCGCTGCGCCGGCTGCACACCCGGTTCGGGCTGAGCGAGGGGGAGTCCACGGATGCCGCCACCGGCGGCAATGCCGACGATCGCCAGTACGGCGTCAAGGGCGGACCTCACGGTGAGGTCGGGGCACATGGTGAGGACGGGGTTCAGGGAGAGGGGGAGGAGGCGCCGCGGGACCGGGTGAGCACGGGCCGCTGA
- a CDS encoding helix-turn-helix transcriptional regulator, giving the protein MTDRRLWSYKEIAAHIGVQTDTVRSYRKHGLLPPPDHVEGGKPYWYADTIRSWVVRRPGNRRARRDGKD; this is encoded by the coding sequence ATGACCGACCGGAGGCTGTGGTCGTACAAGGAGATCGCCGCGCATATCGGTGTGCAGACCGACACCGTACGGTCCTATCGCAAGCACGGTCTGCTGCCGCCCCCCGATCATGTGGAGGGCGGCAAACCGTATTGGTACGCGGATACGATCCGCTCCTGGGTGGTCCGCAGACCCGGCAACCGTCGCGCCCGGCGTGACGGCAAGGACTAG
- a CDS encoding Gfo/Idh/MocA family protein encodes MTQQGTLGVAVIGTGKMGADHVRRINDVISGARVAAVVDIDEARAKAVADTADGCQAFTDPAAAMAAPGVDAVLIASPGPAHEAALLSAFERDLPVLCEKPLTPDSASALRVLEAEQRLGHRRVQVGFMRRYDTEFMKLKALLAGGELGRPLLLHCRHRNASVHSYFTNEMMITDSVVHEMDQSRWLLEQEIAAVTVLKPTPSSLSPEPLSDPQLVVFETTGGAIVNVEIFATCGFGYQVQAEAVCERGTARVGDAHGMLVNRPGTWGGEIAPDFVARFEEAYDREVQSWVNATRRGEVEGPSTWDGYAATAVSEAGVRAQATGQRTAVEMIERPALYS; translated from the coding sequence ATGACCCAGCAGGGAACGCTCGGGGTCGCCGTCATCGGGACCGGCAAGATGGGCGCCGACCATGTCCGCCGCATCAACGACGTGATCAGCGGCGCCCGGGTGGCCGCCGTGGTCGACATCGACGAGGCGCGGGCCAAGGCGGTCGCCGACACCGCCGACGGCTGTCAGGCGTTCACCGACCCGGCCGCCGCGATGGCCGCGCCCGGCGTGGACGCGGTGCTGATCGCCTCGCCGGGGCCCGCGCACGAGGCCGCGCTGCTCAGCGCGTTCGAACGCGATCTGCCGGTGCTGTGCGAGAAGCCGCTCACCCCGGACTCCGCGTCGGCGCTGCGGGTGCTGGAGGCCGAACAGCGGCTGGGCCACCGCCGGGTGCAGGTGGGCTTCATGCGCCGCTACGACACCGAGTTCATGAAGCTCAAGGCGCTGCTGGCAGGGGGCGAGCTGGGCCGCCCGCTGCTGCTGCACTGCCGCCACCGCAATGCCTCGGTGCACTCGTACTTCACCAACGAGATGATGATCACAGACTCGGTGGTGCATGAGATGGACCAGTCGCGCTGGCTGCTGGAGCAGGAGATCGCCGCGGTCACCGTGCTCAAGCCGACCCCCAGCTCGCTGTCGCCCGAGCCGCTCAGCGACCCCCAACTGGTGGTCTTCGAGACCACCGGCGGGGCGATCGTCAATGTGGAGATCTTCGCCACCTGCGGCTTCGGCTACCAGGTGCAGGCGGAGGCGGTGTGCGAACGTGGCACCGCCCGCGTCGGCGATGCCCACGGGATGCTGGTCAACCGGCCCGGCACCTGGGGCGGGGAGATCGCCCCCGACTTCGTGGCCCGCTTCGAGGAGGCGTACGACCGCGAGGTGCAGAGCTGGGTCAACGCCACCCGGCGCGGGGAGGTCGAGGGCCCCAGCACCTGGGACGGCTATGCCGCGACCGCCGTCAGCGAGGCGGGGGTCCGGGCCCAGGCCACGGGGCAGCGCACCGCCGTCGAGATGATCGAGCGCCCCGCCCTCTACAGCTGA
- a CDS encoding sugar phosphate isomerase/epimerase family protein: MTADASPVPALDRIRVGSAPDSWGVWFPDDDQQVPWQRFLDEVTEAGYEWIELGPYGYLPTDPVRLTEETGRRGLTVSAGTVFTSLHRGPEVWDATWEHVSQVAELTRAMNAKHLVVIPSFWRDDKTAELIEPPTLTAEQWRHLSTGMERLGREVRERFGLDIVVHPHADTHIDTEENVARFLDATDAGLVNLCLDTGHYAYCGGDSVKLIETYGERIGYLHLKQVDPEILADVVKNQVPFGSAVQRGVMCEPPNGVPELGPVLTAAQNLNVDLFAIVEQDMYPCPPGQPFPIAERTRRFLRSCGA, translated from the coding sequence ATGACTGCCGACGCCTCCCCCGTACCCGCCCTGGACCGCATCCGGGTCGGCTCGGCCCCCGACTCCTGGGGGGTGTGGTTCCCCGACGACGATCAGCAGGTCCCCTGGCAGCGCTTCCTCGACGAGGTCACGGAGGCCGGTTACGAGTGGATCGAGCTGGGTCCGTACGGCTATCTGCCCACGGACCCGGTCCGGCTCACCGAGGAGACCGGCCGGCGCGGTCTCACGGTCTCCGCGGGCACCGTCTTCACCTCGCTGCACCGCGGCCCCGAGGTCTGGGACGCCACCTGGGAGCATGTCTCCCAGGTCGCCGAGCTGACCCGGGCGATGAACGCCAAGCATCTCGTCGTCATCCCCTCCTTCTGGCGGGACGACAAGACCGCCGAGCTGATCGAGCCCCCGACCCTCACCGCGGAGCAGTGGCGCCATCTGTCCACCGGGATGGAGCGGCTCGGCCGTGAGGTGCGGGAGCGCTTCGGGCTGGACATCGTCGTCCACCCGCATGCCGACACCCATATCGACACCGAGGAGAACGTGGCCCGCTTCCTGGACGCCACCGACGCGGGCCTGGTCAACCTCTGCCTGGACACCGGCCACTACGCCTACTGCGGCGGCGACAGCGTCAAGCTGATCGAGACCTACGGCGAGCGCATCGGCTATCTCCACCTCAAGCAGGTCGACCCGGAGATCCTCGCCGATGTGGTCAAGAACCAGGTGCCGTTCGGCTCCGCCGTCCAGCGCGGTGTGATGTGCGAACCGCCCAACGGCGTCCCGGAGCTGGGCCCCGTCCTGACCGCGGCCCAGAACCTGAATGTGGATCTGTTCGCCATCGTCGAGCAGGACATGTACCCCTGCCCGCCCGGCCAGCCCTTCCCCATCGCCGAGCGCACCCGGCGCTTCCTGCGCTCCTGCGGCGCCTGA
- a CDS encoding ATP-binding cassette domain-containing protein, with protein MATNITKDSAAQAPAPDEEPVIRLRGVGKLYGNIRALEGIDLAVRPGRVTCVLGDNGAGKSTLIKIVSGLHPHDEGEYLVDGKPVRLNTPRDALNLGIATVYQDLATVPLMPVWRNFFLGSELTRGPWPVRRLDIERMKQITGEELSAMGIHLDNLEQPIGTLSGGQRQSVAIARAVHFGARVLILDEPTAALGVKQSGVVLKYIAAARERGLGVIFITHNPHHAYMVGDHFAVLRLGALELNAAREDVSLEELTNHMAGGAELAALKHELAQVRGVDVDELPEEVTAPSS; from the coding sequence ATGGCAACGAACATCACCAAGGACAGCGCCGCACAGGCTCCCGCCCCGGACGAGGAGCCGGTGATCCGGCTGCGGGGCGTGGGCAAGCTCTACGGGAACATCCGCGCCCTGGAGGGCATCGACCTGGCCGTCCGGCCGGGCCGGGTGACCTGTGTGCTCGGCGACAACGGCGCCGGCAAGTCCACCCTGATCAAGATCGTATCGGGACTGCACCCGCATGACGAGGGCGAATACCTCGTTGACGGCAAGCCGGTGCGGCTGAACACCCCGCGCGACGCCCTGAACCTGGGCATCGCCACCGTCTACCAGGACCTGGCCACCGTGCCGCTGATGCCGGTGTGGCGGAACTTCTTCCTCGGCTCCGAGCTGACCCGCGGCCCCTGGCCGGTGCGGCGGCTGGACATCGAGCGGATGAAGCAGATCACCGGCGAGGAACTGTCCGCCATGGGCATCCACCTCGACAACCTGGAGCAGCCCATCGGCACCCTCTCCGGCGGCCAGCGGCAGTCCGTGGCCATCGCCCGGGCGGTCCACTTCGGCGCCCGGGTGCTGATCCTGGACGAACCGACCGCGGCGCTCGGCGTCAAGCAGTCCGGTGTGGTGCTCAAGTACATCGCGGCGGCGCGCGAGCGCGGGCTCGGCGTCATCTTCATCACCCACAACCCGCACCACGCCTATATGGTCGGCGACCACTTCGCGGTGCTCCGGCTCGGCGCCCTGGAGCTGAACGCGGCACGCGAGGACGTCAGCCTCGAAGAGCTCACCAACCATATGGCCGGCGGTGCCGAACTGGCCGCGCTCAAGCATGAGCTGGCCCAGGTCCGCGGGGTCGACGTGGACGAACTGCCGGAGGAGGTGACCGCTCCTTCCTCCTGA
- a CDS encoding ABC transporter permease — translation MTHTATPAAATPPASPAVPPKSRTAERSLARRALARPEIGALVAAVGVYLFFFAVAPTFRQADSFATVLYQASTMGIMALAVSLLMIGGEFDLSAGVAVTSSALAASMLSFQLTTNVWVGVLVALLVSLTVGLINGLLLIKTGLPSFLVTLASFLMLQGANLAITKLLTTNVATDSISDMDGFDQAKSLFASEIDVFGVDVKITVLWWLVFAAIATWVLLRTKFGNWIFAAGGSKESARAVGVPVNLTKIALFMTVGFAAWFVGMHLLFEYNTVQAGEGVGNEFYYIIAAVIGGCLLTGGYGSAIGAVLGAFIFGMVNQGIVYANWNPDWFKFFVGVMLLLATLVNLWVRRQAARR, via the coding sequence ATGACCCATACCGCCACCCCGGCGGCCGCCACCCCGCCCGCCTCCCCCGCGGTCCCGCCCAAGAGCCGCACCGCCGAGCGCTCGCTGGCCCGGCGGGCGCTGGCCCGCCCCGAGATCGGGGCGCTGGTCGCGGCCGTCGGCGTCTACCTCTTCTTCTTCGCCGTCGCCCCCACCTTCCGGCAGGCCGACTCCTTCGCCACCGTCCTCTACCAGGCGTCCACCATGGGCATCATGGCGCTGGCCGTCTCCCTGCTGATGATCGGCGGTGAGTTCGACCTGTCGGCCGGAGTCGCCGTCACCTCCTCGGCGCTGGCCGCGAGCATGCTCAGCTTCCAGCTCACCACCAATGTCTGGGTGGGGGTGCTCGTCGCCCTGCTGGTCTCGCTCACCGTGGGGCTGATCAACGGACTGCTGCTGATCAAGACCGGGCTGCCCAGCTTCCTGGTCACCCTCGCCAGCTTCCTGATGCTCCAGGGCGCCAACCTGGCCATCACCAAGCTGCTGACCACCAATGTCGCCACCGACTCCATCAGCGACATGGACGGCTTCGACCAGGCCAAATCTCTCTTCGCCTCCGAGATCGACGTCTTCGGCGTCGATGTGAAGATCACCGTGCTGTGGTGGCTGGTCTTCGCCGCCATCGCCACCTGGGTGCTGCTGCGCACCAAGTTCGGCAACTGGATCTTCGCGGCCGGTGGCTCGAAGGAGAGCGCGCGGGCCGTGGGCGTCCCCGTGAACCTCACCAAGATCGCCCTCTTTATGACGGTGGGCTTCGCGGCCTGGTTCGTGGGCATGCATCTGCTCTTCGAGTACAACACCGTGCAGGCCGGCGAGGGCGTGGGCAACGAGTTCTACTACATCATCGCGGCCGTGATCGGCGGCTGCCTGCTCACCGGCGGCTATGGCTCAGCGATCGGCGCGGTCCTCGGCGCCTTCATCTTCGGCATGGTCAACCAGGGCATCGTCTACGCCAACTGGAACCCCGACTGGTTCAAGTTCTTCGTCGGCGTGATGCTGCTGCTCGCGACCCTCGTCAATCTGTGGGTGCGCCGTCAGGCCGCCAGGAGGTGA
- a CDS encoding substrate-binding domain-containing protein: protein MDLRLNRHRRAGLAALATAAALLAAGCSSQGGKKAQEADAGLAAGKADTPRMRIAMITHAAPGDTFWDTVRKGAKAAAAKDNVDLVYSSNPNGADQANLIQNAINQKVDGIAVTLAKPDAMKGAIAKAKKAGIPVVAFNAGLDQWKDMSLLEYFGQDENIAGQAFGKHLNEIGAKHDICVIQEQGHVALEARCAGVKKTFKGKTDVLYVNGTDMPSVKSTISAKLKQDSSIDYVVTLGAPFALTAVQSAKDAGDKAKVATFDLNKDLVSAVQSGDVQFAVDQQPYLQGYLSIDSLWLYKNNGNFSGGGEQPVLTGPAFVTKDNVDTIAKFAQKGTR, encoded by the coding sequence ATGGACCTCAGACTCAATCGACACCGCAGAGCGGGCCTCGCCGCACTCGCCACCGCAGCCGCCCTCCTGGCGGCGGGCTGCAGCAGTCAGGGTGGCAAGAAGGCCCAGGAAGCCGACGCCGGCCTCGCGGCCGGTAAGGCCGACACCCCGCGGATGAGGATCGCGATGATCACCCACGCCGCCCCGGGCGACACCTTCTGGGACACGGTGCGCAAGGGCGCCAAGGCCGCGGCGGCCAAGGACAACGTCGACCTCGTCTACTCCAGCAACCCCAACGGAGCCGACCAGGCCAACCTGATCCAGAACGCCATCAACCAGAAGGTCGACGGCATCGCCGTCACCCTCGCCAAGCCCGACGCCATGAAGGGCGCGATAGCCAAGGCGAAGAAGGCCGGGATCCCGGTCGTCGCCTTCAACGCCGGGCTCGACCAGTGGAAGGACATGAGCCTGCTGGAGTACTTCGGCCAGGACGAGAACATCGCGGGCCAGGCGTTCGGCAAGCATCTCAACGAGATCGGCGCCAAGCACGACATCTGTGTGATCCAGGAGCAGGGCCATGTCGCCCTCGAGGCCCGCTGCGCGGGCGTGAAGAAGACCTTCAAGGGCAAGACCGATGTCCTCTACGTCAACGGAACCGACATGCCGTCGGTCAAGTCGACGATTTCCGCGAAGCTCAAGCAGGATTCGAGCATCGACTATGTCGTCACCCTGGGCGCCCCGTTCGCCCTGACCGCCGTGCAGTCCGCGAAGGACGCCGGCGACAAGGCCAAGGTCGCCACCTTCGACCTCAACAAGGACCTGGTCTCGGCCGTGCAGAGCGGCGACGTCCAGTTCGCCGTCGACCAGCAGCCGTACCTCCAGGGCTATCTGTCCATCGACTCCCTGTGGCTCTACAAGAACAACGGCAACTTCAGCGGCGGCGGCGAGCAGCCCGTGCTTACCGGGCCCGCGTTCGTCACCAAGGACAACGTGGACACCATCGCCAAGTTCGCCCAGAAGGGAACGCGGTGA
- the iolC gene encoding 5-dehydro-2-deoxygluconokinase yields the protein MSEPHDLITMGRIGVDLYPLQTGVPLPQVESFGKFLGGSATNVAVSAARLGHRSAVISRTGADPFGDYIHQELRAFGVDDRFVTPVEEYPTPITFCEIFPPDDFPLYFYRRPKAPDLEIHSAELDLDAIRAARIFWMTGTGLSEEPSRTSTLAALAARARSGTTVFDLDWRPMFWADPETARPFYAEALRHATVAVGNVDECEIATGAREPKACAQALLDAGVEIAVVKQGPRGVLAVHRDGTTAEVPPVPVEVVNGLGAGDAFGGALCHGLLSGWPLERVMRYANAAGAIVASRLACSSAMPTTAEVEALLAGD from the coding sequence ATGAGTGAGCCGCACGACCTGATCACGATGGGCCGCATCGGAGTGGACCTCTATCCACTGCAGACCGGTGTGCCACTGCCGCAGGTTGAATCGTTCGGAAAGTTCCTCGGCGGCTCGGCGACCAATGTCGCGGTCTCCGCGGCCCGCCTCGGCCACCGCTCCGCGGTGATCAGCCGCACCGGGGCGGATCCGTTCGGCGACTACATCCACCAGGAGCTGCGGGCCTTCGGGGTGGACGACCGCTTCGTCACCCCCGTCGAGGAGTACCCCACCCCGATCACCTTCTGCGAGATCTTCCCGCCGGACGACTTCCCGCTGTACTTCTACCGCCGTCCCAAGGCGCCCGATCTGGAGATCCACTCCGCTGAGCTGGACCTCGACGCCATCCGCGCCGCCCGGATCTTCTGGATGACCGGCACCGGGCTCAGCGAGGAGCCCAGCCGCACCAGCACCCTCGCCGCGCTCGCCGCCCGCGCCAGGAGCGGCACCACCGTCTTCGACCTCGACTGGCGGCCGATGTTCTGGGCCGATCCGGAGACCGCCCGACCCTTCTACGCCGAGGCGCTGCGCCACGCCACCGTCGCCGTCGGCAACGTCGACGAGTGCGAGATCGCCACGGGCGCGCGCGAGCCCAAGGCATGCGCGCAGGCGCTGCTGGACGCGGGCGTGGAGATCGCCGTCGTCAAACAGGGCCCGCGCGGGGTGCTCGCCGTGCACCGCGACGGCACCACCGCGGAGGTCCCGCCGGTCCCGGTCGAGGTGGTGAACGGGCTCGGCGCGGGTGACGCGTTCGGTGGCGCCCTGTGCCACGGGCTGCTCTCGGGCTGGCCCCTGGAGCGCGTGATGCGGTACGCCAACGCGGCGGGCGCCATCGTCGCGTCCCGCCTCGCCTGCTCCTCCGCGATGCCCACCACGGCGGAGGTCGAGGCTCTGCTGGCCGGGGACTGA
- a CDS encoding Cgl0159 family (beta/alpha)8-fold protein, with translation MSISVSDLVTVRSRHPEAIAEAAARRVRRPLIGDSGRLMIVAADHPARGALAVGGHKLAMANRVELLERLCVALSRPGVDGVLATADILEDLLLLGALDGKVVMGSMNRGGLAGASFELDDRFTGHRPQDIERLRFDAGKLLLRIDYEDAGSLTTMVTTARAIDDMAERRLPVFVEPFISRRTGGKVVNDLSAEAVTKSIAIASGLAGTSAYTWLKVPVTDDADEMAAVMETSTLPAVLLGGDVGKSPQDQEEAYEKWRKALGLPTVQGLVVGRSLLYPAEGSVETAVDTAVGLL, from the coding sequence TTGAGTATCAGCGTTTCCGACCTTGTGACGGTGCGCAGCCGCCACCCGGAGGCCATCGCCGAGGCGGCCGCCCGCCGGGTCCGCCGCCCCCTCATCGGTGACAGCGGCCGTCTGATGATCGTGGCCGCCGATCACCCGGCGCGCGGCGCCCTCGCCGTCGGCGGCCACAAGCTGGCCATGGCCAACCGGGTCGAACTGCTGGAGCGGCTGTGCGTGGCGCTGTCCCGGCCCGGGGTCGACGGGGTGCTCGCCACCGCCGACATCCTCGAGGACCTGCTGCTGCTCGGCGCCCTCGACGGCAAGGTCGTCATGGGCTCGATGAACCGCGGCGGCCTCGCCGGGGCCTCGTTCGAGCTCGACGACCGGTTCACCGGACACCGCCCCCAGGACATCGAGCGCCTCCGCTTCGACGCCGGCAAGCTGCTGCTGCGCATCGACTACGAGGACGCCGGTTCGCTGACCACCATGGTCACCACGGCCCGCGCCATCGACGACATGGCGGAGCGGCGGCTGCCCGTCTTCGTCGAGCCGTTCATCTCCCGGCGGACGGGCGGAAAGGTCGTCAACGACCTGTCCGCCGAGGCCGTCACCAAGTCCATAGCCATCGCCTCCGGCCTCGCCGGAACCTCCGCCTACACCTGGCTGAAGGTGCCCGTCACCGACGACGCCGACGAGATGGCGGCGGTGATGGAGACGAGCACTCTTCCGGCGGTGTTGCTCGGCGGCGACGTGGGCAAGTCTCCGCAGGACCAGGAGGAGGCGTACGAGAAGTGGCGCAAGGCGCTGGGCCTGCCCACCGTGCAGGGGCTGGTCGTCGGCCGCTCCCTGCTCTATCCGGCGGAGGGCAGTGTCGAGACCGCCGTGGACACCGCCGTCGGACTGCTGTGA
- the iolB gene encoding 5-deoxy-glucuronate isomerase: MTTTDPFPGFHVQAGKAADGPYAVDIDPERAGWGHSSLRILDLPPGGSHSLATGDSEWIVLPLSGGCTVIAEGETFELLGRESVFSGVSDFVYLPRDSHAQIASGAGGRFALTGARCERRLPARYGPASAVPVELRGSGNCSRQVNNFAAASVFECDKLIAVEVLTPGGNWSSYPPHKHDQCRPGEESELEEIYYFEIAEAHGNEGVGYQRVSPSGHGRGTDVLAEVRSGDTVLIPDGWHGPSIAAPGHDMYYLNVMAGPEAERAWLICDHPDHAWIRSTWPDQPVDPRLPLYQAPAGEPR; the protein is encoded by the coding sequence ATGACCACCACCGATCCGTTCCCCGGCTTCCATGTGCAGGCCGGCAAGGCGGCCGACGGCCCCTACGCCGTGGACATCGACCCCGAGCGGGCCGGCTGGGGCCACTCCAGCCTGCGGATCCTCGATCTGCCGCCCGGCGGTTCGCACTCGCTGGCCACCGGGGACAGCGAGTGGATCGTGCTGCCGCTGAGCGGCGGCTGCACCGTGATCGCCGAGGGCGAGACATTCGAACTGCTCGGCCGGGAGAGCGTGTTCAGCGGGGTGAGCGACTTCGTCTATCTGCCGCGCGACTCCCACGCCCAGATCGCCAGCGGCGCGGGCGGCCGCTTCGCGCTCACCGGCGCCCGCTGCGAGCGCCGGCTGCCCGCGCGCTACGGACCGGCCTCCGCCGTCCCCGTCGAACTGCGCGGCAGCGGCAACTGCTCGCGCCAGGTCAACAACTTCGCCGCCGCAAGCGTCTTCGAGTGCGACAAGCTCATCGCCGTCGAGGTGCTCACCCCGGGCGGCAACTGGTCCTCGTACCCGCCGCACAAGCACGACCAGTGCCGCCCCGGTGAGGAGAGCGAGCTGGAGGAGATCTACTACTTCGAGATCGCCGAGGCCCACGGCAACGAGGGCGTCGGCTATCAGCGGGTCTCGCCGTCCGGCCACGGCCGCGGCACCGATGTGCTCGCCGAGGTCCGCTCCGGTGACACCGTCCTGATCCCCGACGGCTGGCACGGCCCCTCCATCGCCGCCCCCGGGCATGACATGTACTACCTCAACGTCATGGCGGGACCGGAGGCGGAGCGCGCCTGGCTCATCTGCGACCACCCCGACCACGCCTGGATCCGCTCCACCTGGCCGGACCAGCCCGTCGACCCCCGTCTGCCCCTCTACCAAGCACCCGCTGGAGAACCACGATGA